A section of the Deferrivibrio essentukiensis genome encodes:
- a CDS encoding secondary thiamine-phosphate synthase enzyme YjbQ has protein sequence MLFTYEIQTGNRAELVDITYLVNNALKKAGVKDGFCIVFTPHTTCAITINENADPDVKTDILKFLNEKIPQNYKFSHFEGNSDAHLKSSLIGCEQNIIIENNELLLGTWQGVLFCEFDGPRKRKIYIKFI, from the coding sequence ATGCTTTTTACTTACGAAATTCAAACAGGCAACAGAGCTGAGCTTGTTGATATTACTTATCTTGTAAATAATGCACTAAAAAAAGCGGGGGTAAAAGACGGCTTTTGCATCGTCTTTACCCCTCACACCACCTGTGCGATAACCATCAACGAAAATGCCGACCCGGATGTAAAAACAGACATACTGAAATTTTTAAATGAAAAAATCCCGCAAAACTACAAATTTAGTCATTTTGAAGGAAACTCAGATGCCCATCTGAAATCATCATTAATTGGTTGCGAACAAAATATTATCATTGAAAACAATGAACTTCTCCTCGGAACATGGCAGGGAGTTTTATTCTGTGAGTTTGACGGCCCGAGGAAAAGAAAAATTTACATAAAATTTATTTGA